TTGCCGGCGTTGCCGTGTGTCTCGATGCCGAGCCCGCCGTCGCCGTCCGGGCGCAGGCATTGCCAGAAGAAGGCGTGGTTCCAGGCCTGGGCGCCGTTGTTGAAGGTGCCTCCGGAGGCCTTGATGACGATCTCGGCGAGTGGCGACTTGGCGAATTCCGTGTCCTCGATCAGCCCGTTGAGCTTCTCCAGCCAGCTAGGTCGGATGGTGCTTGTCGTGGTGCAGGGACAAGGTTTCGCTCGACGTATTCGGCTCGAGGGCGTCTTTGGCATAGGGCCGGTCGGGAGGTCGATGGGTCATGATGAGGGCCTCCTGGCTGTTGTCGGTCGGCTGGGTGGGGGCGCGCGGCGGTGCAGGGGCGGGCACTACCTACTTGGTCTCGATGACGCCGCAGGCGATTCGCGGCCCGGCTGCGCCGGCGGGGTCCGTTTCGTAGTCGTCGGCCCCTTCATGGATGACGATGGCCGCGCCGTCGTCATCGAGGACCTCTTTGCCCAAGTCCTTGACCCCGGTCATGACCTCGATGTCGAGCGCGCCGTCCTCCGGAACATGGATGTTCGGCATATCGCCGTCATGGGGGCCCTGTTCGTTATAGTAGCCGTGATGCTGGCCTTCGGATGCGAGGTGCCCGCCGGATGATTTGAACGGTGAGTCACAGACGCCCGTCTGGTGGATGTGAAAGGCGTGGACGCCGGCGGGCAGGCCCGCGAGATTCGCGTGTAGGAGCACGCCTGCGGGTGTCTGTTTGAGCTCGACCTGACCCACCGACTGGCCGTCGCGATCGGTCATCATGGCCATGGCGCTATCGACGTCGGCCGCGGTGGCAGCGCTCGGCGAGAAGGCCAGGCCGAGCAGCAGCGGGCCGGCGGCAGCGCATGATCTGTTCAGATTGGACATGAGTGACTCTCCTGTTTGCGGTGGTCGTACCGGACGTTGGCACCAGGACGGGCGGTCGCATGGCCCGCTCACTCGTCATGGATGGACCAGGCCGAGGACGCCGACGACGATCAGGTAAATGGCGACGATATAGTTGAGCAGCGCCGGGCGTACCAGGATCAAAATCCCGGCAACCAGGGCCACGATCGGTTGCAGATAGAGAAACATGGCGAACTCCTGGGTGGGTACCCTTGGCGTGCTCCCTCGCGAGGGAGTACGCGCATTACTTGGCGCTTTCGGCTGCGTCCTGGATCCCCTCGCCGCCGGCTTCTACATCCTCCCCGACCCCTTCGATGGTGTTACAGCCGGCGAGGAAACCGATAGCGAGCAAGTGGACGATCAGCAACTTTTTCATGGTCATCTCCTCAAAGATGGTTGAACGGCCGAATAGGCAACCGGCCGGTTGTCTGCGTTGTGCCGTTGCAGGCGTCACGGTTTTCGACGCCTGTGTGGCGATCCGGTCTCGTAGGGGACCTCGCAGGGCTAATACGCAAAATCGCTGCCACGCGCCGATTGGGCGCCATACGGCGCATGGTCGTCGCGATCCCGCCAGTGGCCGGTGCAAAGCAGCCGGCCCTGGGGGATTCCACTCAGTGCGAGG
This portion of the Thioflavicoccus mobilis 8321 genome encodes:
- a CDS encoding DUF3096 domain-containing protein produces the protein MFLYLQPIVALVAGILILVRPALLNYIVAIYLIVVGVLGLVHP
- a CDS encoding superoxide dismutase family protein; this encodes MSNLNRSCAAAGPLLLGLAFSPSAATAADVDSAMAMMTDRDGQSVGQVELKQTPAGVLLHANLAGLPAGVHAFHIHQTGVCDSPFKSSGGHLASEGQHHGYYNEQGPHDGDMPNIHVPEDGALDIEVMTGVKDLGKEVLDDDGAAIVIHEGADDYETDPAGAAGPRIACGVIETK
- a CDS encoding entericidin A/B family lipoprotein, translating into MKKLLIVHLLAIGFLAGCNTIEGVGEDVEAGGEGIQDAAESAK